The Megalops cyprinoides isolate fMegCyp1 chromosome 10, fMegCyp1.pri, whole genome shotgun sequence genome window below encodes:
- the sphk2 gene encoding sphingosine kinase 2 — MRSPDPLTPTPAEALLHGQFGGWGSGGASSGNSNSCPNSPGGPNTPTAASYALTLTPTHLHVQRLAPRPGKEARLLLPLSELAGCSCPRAPAPPLLVLYWYPPGKRRKGVSRRRQVRAYLAESRTDAEKWTAAVQCLLRGVSVSAATEFSRSLLPRPRRLLLLVNPFSGRGQAMQWCQTHILPMIREANISYNLIQTERQNHARELIREISLPEWDGIVIVSGDGLLHEVINGLMERPDWEQAIKTPVGILPCGSGNALAGSINHYAGYDMCLREPLLLNCCFLLCRGGVRPMDLVSVTTSPSSSHNGRPAPRRLFSFLSVAWGFVSDVDIESERYRGLGSARFTLGTLVRLASLRSYKGRLSYLPPNVVAPSPDATPPPQKRPLSRSITEGLEGFCRTPIHRTVSDMGLSEQRSLRKGDGEREREREKEKERERERRRERARGGGVTRASSLAEDREREGALEAEERDKENSRASTDGVEREERNDGVDEGISGKDEGIGEVGRTEAEEGEDEHDSDQRGRDRMSDSGVDDAEAQSEGVLEARELSEGYGVDMGKEADESEGCDPYPSEQEQARKSLRKNSAPSSQIASAFFGQPVDQDSPPLESGASYCDDEMDLNGTYSFQREPYPLDIARERALTISSPFRHSPFMYKPKSLDQNQNSTRPRPLSLLHHSHSNSLPPKLPSLSLSLSPTPPPSPTCPSPRTSSYLAPRPNTPNSASPSPSLRSPSPSFTFDIAEPAGPLKNRGPVTAAFNPPQDDLLPPLDQPLPTRDWVTIEGDFVLVLAIYQSHLGADLLAAPQAKFDDGLIHLTFVRAGISRATLLRLFLAMERGAHLSLSSPYVSHVPARAFRLQPLSPRGTLTVDGELVPYGPLQAQVHPSMARLIVGDAGVTITRF; from the exons ATGCGTTCCCCGGAccccctgacccccacccccgcggAAGCTCTCCTGCACGGCCAGTTCGGGGGCTGGGGCAGCGGGGGCGCCAGCAGCGGCAACAGTAACAGCTGCCCCAACAGCCCGGGCGGCCCAAACACGCCCACGGCGGCCAGCTAtgctctcaccctcacccccacccacctGCACGTCCAGAGGCTGGCGCCGCGGCCAGGGAAGGAGGCCAGGCTGCTGTTGCCCCTGTCGGAGCTGGCGGGCTGCAGCTGCCCCCGGGCGCCCGCGCCCCCGCTGCTGGTGCTGTACTGGTACCCCCCAGGCAAGCGGCGGAAGGGCGTGTCCAGGCGGCGGCAGGTCCGGGCCTACCTGGCGGAGAGCCGGACGGACGCGGAGAAGTGGACCGCCGCGGTGCAGTGTCTACTCAGGGGAGTGTCTGTCAGTGCCGCTACAG AATTCAGCCGGAGCCTGCTGCCCCGCCCTCGCCGCCTGCTGCTTTTGGTCAATCCTTTCAGTGGGCGGGGTCAGGCCATGCAGTGGTGTCAGACCCACATCCTGCCCATGATCAGAGAGGCCAACATTAGTTACAACCTCATTCAGACTG AGCGGCAGAATCACGCCAGGGAGTTGATCCGAGAGATCTCTTTACCAGAATGGGATGGCATCGTCATCGTCTCTGGAGACGGGTTGCTACACGAG GTCATCAATGGACTGATGGAACGTCCAGACTGGGAACAAGCAATAAAGACGCCAGTTGGCATATTGCCCTGTGGCTCTGGAAATGCTCTGGCTGGCTCAATTAACCACTACGCAGG CTATGACATGTGCCTTCGTGAGCCCCTCCTGCTGAACTGTTGCTTCCTGCTCTGCCGAGGAGGGGTGAGACCCATGGACCTGGTGTCCGTGACAaccagcccctcctcctcccacaacGGCCGTCCAGCTCCCAGGCgcctcttctccttcctgtcaGTGGCCTGGGGCTTTGTGTCAGACGTGGACATCGAGAGTGAGCGCTACCGCGGCCTGGGGTCGGCCCGCTTCACCCTGGGGACGCTTGTCAGGCTGGCGTCCCTCAGGTCCTACAAGGGCCGGCTGTCCTACTTACCCCCGAATGTCGTGGCCCCCTCTCCTGACGCCACCCCTCCCCCGCAGAAACGACCCCTGTCCCGGAGCATCACAGAGGGGCTGGAGGGCTTTTGCAGGACCCCTATTCACAGGACGGTCTCTGACATGGGCCTGAGCGAGCAGCGGAGTCTTAGGAAAggggacggagagagggagcgggagagggagaaggaaaaggagagggagagggagaggaggcgtGAGAGGGCAAGGGGCGGAGGGGTGACCAGGGCAAGCAGCCTGGCTGAGGATCGAGAAAGGGAAGGGGCATTAGAGGCCGAGGAGCGGGATAAGGAAAACTCTCGAGCCAGTACAGATGGAGTagaaagggaagaaaggaaTGACGGGGTGGATGAGGGCATTTCTGGGAAGGATGAGGGGATAGGGGAAGTGGGAagaacagaggcagaggagggtgAGGACGAGCACGATtcagatcagagaggaagagacagaatgAGCGACAGTGGTGTTGATGATGCAGAGGCGCAGAGTGAAGGCGTTTTGGAAGCAAGGGAACTGAGTGAAGGGTATGGAGTTGACATGGGGAAAGAGGCAGATGAGTCTGAGGGATGTGACCCGTACCCAAGTGAGCAAGAGCAGGCCAGGAAGAGCCTGCGCAAAAATTCGGCTCCATCCAGCCAGATAGCCAGCGCCTTTTTTGGCCAGCCAGTAGATCAGGACTCCCCTCCCTTGGAGAGTGGTGCTTCCTACTGTGACGATGAAATGGATCTTAATGGGACATATTCCTTCCAGAGAGAGCCCTATCCCCTAGATATCGCCAGAGAGCGAGCACTAACCATTTCTTCCCCTTTTCGCCACTCCCCCTTTATGTACAAGCCCAAATCTTTGGATCAGAACCAGAATTCTACCAGACCacgacctctctctctcctccaccatTCCCACTCAAACTCCCTCCCCCCAaaactcccctccctctctctgtccctctccccaacgcctcccccatcccccacatGCCCCTCACCCCGCACTTCCTCTTACCTGGCCCCTCGTCCCAACACGCCCAACTCTGCCTCCCCTTCACCTTCCCTTCGCTCGCCATCTCCGTCCTTCACCTTTGATATCGCTGAACCTGCTGGCCCTCTGAAAAATCGGGGGCCTGTTACTGCTGCCTTCAACCCCCCGCAAGATGACCTCCTCCCCCCCCTGGATCAGCCCCTGCCGACGCGGGACTGGGTGACGATCGAGGGGGATTTCGTCCTGGTCCTGGCCATCTACCAGTCCCACCTGGGGGCAGATCTCCTCGCCGCTCCTCAGGCCAAATTCGACGACGGCCTGATCCACCTCACCTTCGTCAGGGCAGGGATCTCCAGAGCCACCCTCCTGCGACTCTTCCTGGCCATGGAGAGAGGGGCTCACCTGTCACTCTCCTCCCCCTATGTGAGCCATGTCCCGGCCCGGGCTTTCCGGCTGCAGCCCCTCTCCCCTCGTGGGACCCTGACAGTTGATGGAGAACTGGTGCCCTATGGACCCCTGCAGGCCCAG GTCCACCCCTCCATGGCCAGGCTCATTGTTGGTGACGCTGGAGTGACGATCACCAGATTTTGA